A DNA window from Phaeobacter sp. A36a-5a contains the following coding sequences:
- a CDS encoding DUF4198 domain-containing protein, protein MRSVHPVVLILLTLATNIIGGRALAHEFWIAPEKYQVKLGASVQADLRNGQFFSGSRLAYFDRNIARFEVWDQLGAHPYAGRMGDMPALQLEPPAEGLLVVVHETTPDTLTYKTWEEFAKFAAHKDFADIKSRHAARNLPDAGFAERYTRHAKSLVSVGSGAGADRATGLLTEFVARANPYTDDLTAGLPVELLFEGAARPDAQIEVFERSPDGNVAVTLTRSDSQGRATIPVKSGHVYLLDAVVLRSLDAEAGASDDGATKRGPIPVWQTHWAALTFAVP, encoded by the coding sequence ATGCGTTCTGTCCACCCTGTTGTTCTTATTCTGCTCACGCTCGCCACCAATATCATCGGCGGCCGCGCCCTTGCCCATGAGTTTTGGATTGCGCCAGAAAAATATCAAGTGAAATTAGGCGCCTCGGTGCAGGCAGATCTGCGGAATGGGCAGTTCTTCAGCGGGTCGCGCCTGGCGTATTTCGACCGCAATATCGCCCGCTTCGAGGTCTGGGATCAGCTCGGTGCCCATCCCTACGCTGGCCGGATGGGAGATATGCCGGCATTACAGCTCGAGCCACCGGCCGAGGGGCTGCTGGTGGTGGTCCACGAAACCACGCCGGACACGCTCACCTACAAGACCTGGGAGGAGTTCGCAAAATTTGCGGCCCATAAGGATTTCGCCGATATCAAGTCCCGCCATGCCGCACGCAACCTGCCGGATGCGGGCTTTGCAGAGCGCTATACCCGCCACGCCAAATCGCTGGTTTCGGTAGGCAGCGGCGCCGGGGCGGATCGCGCAACCGGTCTGTTGACGGAGTTCGTGGCGCGGGCCAACCCCTACACCGACGATCTCACCGCTGGCCTGCCGGTTGAGCTGCTGTTCGAGGGGGCCGCGCGCCCCGACGCCCAGATCGAAGTGTTCGAGCGCAGCCCAGATGGCAATGTCGCTGTCACATTGACCCGCAGCGATTCCCAAGGGCGGGCGACGATCCCGGTCAAATCCGGTCACGTCTACCTGCTCGACGCCGTGGTGCTGCGCAGTCTGGACGCCGAGGCGGGTGCGTCCGATGATGGCGCTACCAAAAGAGGCCCCATACCGGTCTGGCAAACCCATTGGGCGGCGTTGACTTTCGCGGTTCCCTAG
- a CDS encoding HupE/UreJ family protein — MAQMGPLAGTQDDRDGQRAASMEAPVRCLSHAGRRLPQLSRLLLVWLFWSLSYSSVFAHEVTPTIADFEIADGRLKMDLRLNAEAFVAGIDLDGVDDTDTVDQARDYDDLRGLGPDELKPMVQVFAEDWLQALRIEAGGDIALEVVGIVIPEPGDVSLPRSSILQLSGEVPTGARGLKIGWPKGSGGVVLRQNGVEGPYTGYLQGGETTPTIPLSGGLAKTPSEAFVDYVPVGYTHILPKGLDHILFVLGLFFFSTRLRPLIWQISAFTVAHTITLALGALGLVQINPAIVEPLIAGSIVFVAVENIFARKLHSWRTLVIFGFGLLHGLGFASVLGEFGLPEAQFLPALLGFNVGVELGQLTVVGAAYGLLGFWFWRHPKYRGRVAIPASFTIALIGGYWCVERLFL; from the coding sequence ATGGCGCAGATGGGACCTCTGGCTGGGACGCAGGATGACAGAGACGGGCAACGCGCGGCGTCGATGGAGGCTCCGGTGCGATGTCTTAGCCACGCCGGTCGCAGGCTCCCCCAGCTGAGCCGTCTGTTGCTGGTCTGGCTCTTCTGGAGCCTCTCCTACTCTAGTGTTTTTGCGCATGAAGTCACGCCGACGATTGCGGATTTTGAAATTGCCGACGGGCGGCTGAAGATGGACCTGCGTCTGAACGCCGAGGCATTTGTCGCAGGCATCGATCTTGATGGCGTGGACGATACGGATACCGTTGATCAGGCGCGGGACTATGACGACCTGCGCGGGCTTGGCCCGGATGAGCTGAAACCGATGGTTCAGGTCTTTGCCGAAGACTGGCTGCAGGCGCTGCGGATCGAGGCGGGTGGCGATATCGCACTGGAGGTGGTCGGGATCGTGATCCCGGAGCCGGGTGACGTGAGCCTGCCGCGCAGCAGCATCCTGCAGCTGTCGGGCGAGGTTCCCACCGGTGCACGCGGGCTGAAGATCGGCTGGCCCAAGGGATCAGGCGGTGTGGTGTTGCGTCAGAACGGTGTGGAAGGTCCTTATACCGGCTATCTGCAAGGTGGCGAGACCACGCCAACCATTCCGCTGTCCGGCGGGCTGGCCAAGACGCCAAGCGAGGCCTTCGTCGACTATGTGCCGGTCGGGTATACGCATATCCTGCCAAAGGGGCTGGATCATATTCTGTTTGTACTGGGGTTGTTCTTCTTCAGCACCCGGCTGCGGCCGCTGATATGGCAGATCAGTGCGTTTACCGTAGCGCATACAATCACGCTGGCGCTCGGGGCATTGGGGCTGGTGCAGATCAACCCGGCCATAGTTGAGCCGCTGATCGCAGGATCCATCGTGTTTGTCGCGGTTGAGAATATCTTTGCCCGCAAGCTGCACAGCTGGCGCACTCTGGTGATCTTTGGCTTTGGTCTGTTGCACGGCTTGGGATTTGCCTCGGTGCTGGGCGAATTCGGCCTGCCTGAGGCGCAGTTTCTGCCGGCACTCCTGGGATTCAATGTTGGCGTTGAACTGGGGCAGCTGACCGTTGTCGGCGCGGCCTATGGGCTGCTGGGGTTCTGGTTCTGGCGGCATCCGAAATACCGCGGCCGGGTTGCCATCCCCGCCAGTTTCACCATCGCGCTGATCGGCGGATACTGGTGCGTGGAGCGTCTGTTCCTCTGA
- a CDS encoding patatin-like phospholipase family protein, translated as MTKRINLALQGGGAHGAFTWGVLDRLLESDELEIAAITGTSAGALNGAALKSGLVHGGPAGARACLDQLWQRMGAVGDLRFAHWLAGLDAAPLLGALDWIAPFSPREAMGQILSPYSYGPFYRNPLTPVVEAFNFAEVCADQGPQLFICATSVRSGKVRVFSGDEVTTDAILASACLPNLFQAIEIEDPKTGRLEPYWDGGYTGNPALFPLYRPELPSDVVIVSINPLERDELPRTPQQIQNRVNEISFNSSLLRELRAISFVQRLLADGHLEPGQMKRVLVHMIADDDLMRQLSVNTKLIPIPQILAKLKAAGRAAAEGFLEQDCAAIGVSSTVDLAEMFG; from the coding sequence ATGACGAAGCGGATCAACCTGGCCCTTCAGGGCGGTGGCGCCCATGGGGCGTTCACCTGGGGGGTGCTGGACCGGCTGCTTGAAAGCGACGAGCTGGAGATTGCTGCCATCACCGGCACCTCTGCTGGAGCGCTCAACGGGGCTGCGTTGAAATCCGGGCTGGTGCATGGCGGTCCTGCCGGTGCGCGCGCCTGTCTCGATCAGCTTTGGCAGCGGATGGGAGCGGTCGGAGATCTGCGCTTTGCCCATTGGCTGGCGGGGCTTGATGCGGCGCCTTTGCTCGGAGCGCTGGACTGGATCGCGCCGTTTTCCCCGCGTGAGGCGATGGGGCAGATCCTGTCGCCTTACAGCTACGGGCCGTTTTATCGCAATCCGTTGACGCCTGTCGTTGAGGCATTCAATTTTGCCGAGGTCTGCGCGGATCAGGGGCCGCAGCTGTTTATCTGCGCCACTTCGGTGCGCAGCGGAAAGGTGCGGGTTTTTTCCGGTGACGAGGTCACAACCGATGCCATTCTTGCCTCGGCCTGCCTGCCCAACCTGTTTCAGGCGATCGAGATAGAGGACCCCAAGACCGGGCGTCTGGAACCATATTGGGACGGCGGCTATACCGGCAATCCGGCGCTGTTTCCGCTGTATCGGCCTGAGCTGCCGTCGGATGTGGTGATTGTCAGCATCAACCCGCTGGAGCGCGATGAGCTGCCGCGGACGCCGCAGCAGATCCAGAACCGGGTTAATGAAATCAGCTTCAATTCCTCGCTGCTGCGTGAGTTGCGGGCGATCTCCTTTGTTCAGCGGCTGTTGGCCGACGGGCATCTGGAGCCGGGACAAATGAAGCGGGTGCTGGTGCATATGATCGCTGATGATGATCTGATGCGGCAGCTATCGGTCAATACCAAGTTGATCCCGATCCCGCAGATCCTGGCAAAGCTGAAGGCGGCAGGCCGGGCCGCAGCGGAGGGCTTTCTGGAACAGGATTGCGCCGCGATCGGCGTCTCATCGACAGTGGATCTGGCCGAGATGTTTGGCTAA
- a CDS encoding DUF502 domain-containing protein — protein MTTPFDDETTPRRPGLFARLRSSFFTGIVVIAPVGLTIWLLWTVMGWIDGVVLPLVPHTVRPEQYIGINLRGVGLIIFLLFTIVVGWIAKGIIGRSLIGFAESLVDRMPVVRSIYSGIKQISETVFAQTERSFDTACLIQYPRRGIWAIGFVSTTAKGEVADRAETGGNLLSIFVPTTPNPTSGFLLFFPEEDVIMLDMSVEEAAKLVISAGLVYPNAKDPTKPVNPSAD, from the coding sequence ATGACCACGCCCTTCGACGACGAAACCACCCCCCGCCGCCCCGGCCTTTTTGCCCGGCTGCGGTCGTCCTTCTTTACCGGCATCGTGGTCATTGCCCCGGTTGGCTTGACCATCTGGCTGCTATGGACCGTGATGGGCTGGATCGACGGGGTTGTGCTGCCGCTGGTGCCGCATACCGTGCGGCCAGAACAGTATATCGGGATCAACCTGCGTGGCGTCGGGCTGATTATCTTCTTGCTGTTCACCATTGTGGTTGGCTGGATCGCCAAGGGGATCATAGGCCGTTCGCTCATCGGCTTTGCCGAGAGCCTGGTGGATCGCATGCCGGTGGTGCGCTCGATCTACTCCGGGATCAAGCAGATCTCGGAAACCGTGTTTGCCCAGACCGAGCGCAGCTTTGATACCGCCTGCCTGATCCAGTATCCCCGCCGCGGCATCTGGGCGATCGGCTTTGTCTCCACCACGGCCAAGGGCGAGGTGGCCGACCGCGCTGAAACCGGCGGCAACCTTCTGTCGATCTTCGTGCCGACAACGCCGAACCCGACCTCCGGCTTTCTGCTGTTCTTCCCCGAAGAAGACGTCATCATGCTGGATATGAGCGTGGAAGAAGCTGCAAAACTGGTGATTTCCGCCGGGCTTGTCTATCCGAACGCCAAGGATCCGACCAAACCTGTCAACCCCAGCGCAGATTAA
- a CDS encoding PfkB family carbohydrate kinase, producing the protein MTQVPHSPASPRSEAPAALGDGTAADQPDILCIGSVLWDIIGRCTAEMQRGSDMPGRISRLPGGVAMNIAMTLARFGLRPALLSAIGRDPEGDELVHACAHLGLITDHLYRSEDLPTDRYMAVEGANGLIAAIADAHSLEAAGAKILRPLSDGTLGSAETPYTGPVALDGNLTLSLLDDITADPIFAKADLRVAPASPGKAERLRPFLLRSCGTLYVNLEEAGLLCQDDFTDSATAARAMLDRGAARVLVTDGGSTATEADHNGLITQAPPRVTVARVTGAGDTFMAAHIAAEARGEDRETSLASALKAAATYVSGEPPL; encoded by the coding sequence ATGACACAGGTTCCGCACTCTCCCGCTTCACCTAGATCTGAGGCTCCGGCCGCCTTGGGCGACGGCACCGCCGCAGATCAGCCTGACATCCTCTGCATTGGCTCCGTCCTCTGGGACATTATCGGCCGCTGCACGGCTGAAATGCAGCGCGGATCCGATATGCCCGGACGTATCAGCCGCCTGCCCGGCGGTGTTGCGATGAATATCGCCATGACACTGGCCCGCTTTGGTCTGCGTCCGGCCCTGCTCAGCGCAATCGGGCGCGACCCGGAGGGTGACGAGCTGGTCCATGCCTGTGCCCATCTCGGCCTTATCACCGATCATCTCTACCGCTCGGAAGATCTGCCCACCGACCGCTATATGGCCGTCGAAGGTGCCAACGGTCTGATTGCCGCGATCGCCGATGCCCATTCGCTTGAAGCCGCAGGTGCCAAGATCCTGCGACCGCTTAGCGATGGTACTCTTGGCAGTGCGGAAACGCCCTATACCGGTCCCGTCGCGCTTGATGGCAATCTGACGCTGTCGCTGCTGGACGACATCACTGCCGACCCGATCTTTGCCAAGGCGGATCTGCGCGTCGCGCCCGCCTCTCCGGGCAAGGCCGAACGCCTGCGCCCCTTTCTGCTGCGCAGCTGTGGCACGCTCTATGTGAACCTCGAAGAGGCCGGTCTGCTCTGTCAGGACGACTTCACCGACAGCGCCACCGCTGCCCGCGCCATGCTGGATCGCGGCGCAGCGCGGGTACTGGTCACCGATGGTGGCAGCACCGCCACCGAAGCCGACCACAATGGCCTGATCACCCAGGCGCCACCGCGCGTGACCGTGGCGCGCGTCACCGGCGCCGGTGACACTTTCATGGCCGCTCATATCGCGGCCGAGGCCCGCGGCGAAGACCGCGAAACCTCCCTTGCGTCGGCATTGAAAGCCGCTGCCACCTATGTTTCAGGAGAACCACCCCTTTGA
- a CDS encoding extracellular solute-binding protein, translating into MRPDFFFRVRPALAGIILSACANFAQAESAHGIAMYGDPALPPDFVSLPYANADAPKGGTVVFGNTGGFDTLNPFAQKGTPPWQLRFWGYESLMGRSADEPFTLYGLLAESIEVPEDRAWVEFTLRPEARFSDGSPVTVEDVIWSYQTLGQEGHIRYRRFWTQIDSIEQTGERSLRITFNEDNRELALIAGLRPILKKAQWQGKDFAESGLQEAPIGSGPYTVADFEPGRFIRFSRNPEYWGQDLPLRRGTNNFDEIRLDFYGDQTVLLEAFKAGEISAIREFNAAKWDKAYDFPAVTSGEVIKTVIPNGNPSGMTGIAMNTRRAPFDDWRVREALIQAFNFEYMNETLTGGTQPRISSYFSNSYLAMQPGAAEGKVRELLTPFKDSLLPGVMEGYTLPVSDGSERNRKNLRTATKLLAEAGWTVQDGIMRNADGEALEIKVLLTPGNLGEGEMRSVVEIYARALERLGIALEADMVDSAQFVERQQEFDYDMTFFRRSMSLSPGNEQYLYWGSDAAQQPGSRNLIGIEDPAVDAMIDAMLTSKSKEDFTAAARALDRLLTAGRYVMPVWQYAEGRIAHRKELKFPERLPVSGDGISYMPEVWWYQAD; encoded by the coding sequence GTGCGTCCAGATTTTTTCTTTAGAGTTCGACCGGCCTTGGCCGGAATCATCCTCAGCGCATGCGCAAATTTTGCACAGGCAGAATCAGCGCATGGTATAGCTATGTATGGGGACCCGGCACTACCACCGGATTTTGTGTCTTTACCCTATGCAAATGCCGATGCCCCCAAGGGCGGCACCGTGGTCTTCGGCAACACCGGCGGCTTTGATACGCTGAACCCGTTTGCCCAAAAAGGCACCCCGCCCTGGCAGCTCCGTTTCTGGGGATATGAGAGCCTGATGGGGCGCTCGGCGGATGAACCTTTCACCCTCTACGGGCTGCTGGCCGAATCGATTGAGGTGCCAGAAGATCGCGCCTGGGTTGAATTCACCCTGCGCCCCGAGGCCCGATTCTCCGATGGATCGCCTGTCACGGTCGAGGATGTCATCTGGTCCTACCAGACCCTCGGCCAGGAAGGGCATATCCGCTACCGCCGGTTCTGGACCCAGATCGACAGCATCGAACAGACCGGAGAGCGCAGCCTGCGCATCACCTTCAACGAAGACAACCGCGAACTGGCGCTGATCGCCGGGCTGCGTCCGATCCTGAAGAAGGCGCAGTGGCAAGGCAAGGATTTCGCCGAGTCCGGCCTGCAGGAAGCCCCGATCGGCTCCGGCCCCTATACGGTGGCGGATTTCGAACCCGGTCGTTTCATCCGTTTTTCCCGCAACCCGGAGTACTGGGGACAGGATCTGCCGCTGCGGCGCGGCACCAATAATTTTGACGAGATCCGGCTCGATTTCTATGGCGACCAGACCGTCCTGCTGGAGGCCTTCAAGGCCGGGGAAATTTCTGCAATCCGCGAATTCAACGCCGCCAAATGGGACAAGGCCTATGATTTTCCTGCGGTGACCTCCGGTGAGGTGATCAAGACCGTCATCCCCAATGGCAACCCTTCGGGCATGACCGGCATCGCTATGAATACCCGCCGTGCCCCATTCGACGATTGGCGGGTGCGCGAAGCGCTGATCCAGGCGTTCAACTTCGAATATATGAACGAAACCCTGACAGGTGGCACCCAGCCGCGGATTTCTTCCTATTTCTCGAACTCCTATCTGGCCATGCAGCCGGGAGCTGCCGAAGGCAAGGTGCGCGAGCTCTTGACCCCGTTCAAAGACAGCCTGCTCCCCGGCGTGATGGAGGGCTATACGCTGCCGGTCAGCGACGGGAGCGAGCGCAATCGCAAGAACCTGCGCACCGCAACCAAACTGCTGGCGGAGGCCGGATGGACGGTCCAAGACGGCATCATGCGCAACGCAGATGGCGAGGCGCTTGAGATCAAGGTGCTGTTGACCCCCGGCAATCTGGGCGAAGGCGAGATGCGCTCGGTCGTGGAAATCTATGCCCGCGCTCTGGAACGTCTCGGTATCGCGCTGGAGGCCGACATGGTGGACAGTGCCCAGTTTGTCGAACGTCAGCAGGAATTCGACTACGACATGACCTTCTTCCGCCGCTCGATGTCGCTCAGCCCCGGCAACGAGCAATATCTTTACTGGGGCAGCGACGCTGCGCAGCAGCCGGGATCGCGCAATCTGATCGGGATCGAGGACCCTGCCGTGGATGCAATGATCGACGCCATGCTGACCTCTAAAAGCAAAGAGGATTTCACCGCCGCCGCCCGCGCGCTTGACCGTCTGCTGACCGCAGGACGCTATGTGATGCCGGTCTGGCAATACGCCGAAGGCCGCATCGCCCATCGCAAGGAGTTGAAATTCCCCGAGCGTCTGCCCGTCAGCGGCGATGGTATCAGCTACATGCCAGAGGTCTGGTGGTATCAGGCCGACTGA
- a CDS encoding RNA methyltransferase yields MPSDTPQPAFVLVRPQMGENIGAAARAMWNFGLDRMRIVAPRDGWPNPKAVAMASGAGRLLDEAQLAEDLAGAIADCDFVFATTARPRELTKPVYSPEAAMKLAAEKIAAGERVAVMFGPERAGLENEDIARANAIISVPVNPDFASLNLGQCVLLTAYEWRRQVTEVMPVVTDLGKSDWATHGDVDALVNHYEERLDEAGFFFPPDKAPSMKTVFRNLFSRMPLTRADVQMLHGIMRQMVRWKEKRD; encoded by the coding sequence ATGCCCAGCGACACCCCTCAACCCGCTTTTGTCCTCGTGCGCCCGCAGATGGGCGAGAATATCGGCGCCGCCGCCCGGGCGATGTGGAACTTCGGGCTGGACCGGATGCGCATCGTGGCCCCGCGCGATGGCTGGCCGAACCCCAAGGCGGTGGCCATGGCTTCTGGTGCTGGGCGGCTCTTGGATGAGGCGCAGCTGGCCGAAGATCTGGCAGGCGCCATCGCGGATTGCGATTTTGTCTTTGCCACGACGGCGCGCCCGCGTGAGCTGACCAAACCGGTCTACAGCCCCGAGGCGGCGATGAAGCTGGCTGCGGAGAAAATTGCAGCTGGCGAACGGGTGGCCGTGATGTTCGGACCCGAACGGGCGGGCCTTGAGAATGAGGACATCGCCCGAGCCAATGCCATCATATCGGTTCCGGTGAACCCGGATTTCGCCTCGCTCAACCTTGGTCAATGCGTCCTGCTCACCGCTTATGAATGGCGCAGGCAGGTGACTGAGGTGATGCCGGTTGTGACCGACCTTGGCAAATCGGATTGGGCCACTCATGGCGATGTTGATGCGCTGGTCAATCACTATGAGGAACGGCTGGACGAGGCTGGTTTCTTTTTTCCGCCGGACAAGGCCCCAAGCATGAAGACGGTGTTTCGCAACCTGTTCAGCCGGATGCCGCTGACCCGCGCCGATGTGCAGATGCTGCACGGGATCATGCGACAGATGGTCCGCTGGAAAGAAAAACGCGACTGA
- a CDS encoding 3-hydroxybutyrate dehydrogenase, translating into MTLTGKCAVITGSNSGIGLGVAREMARAGADVVLNSFTDRDEDHALAAGIAEEFGVKARYIQADMSDAEACRALITTAGRCDILINNAGIQHVAPVEDFPIDKWNAILAINLSSAFHTAAAALPMMRAAGWGRMINIASAHGLTASPYKSAYVAAKHGVVGLTKTLALETAEEPITANAICPGYVLTPLVEAQIPDTMEKYNMGREEVIKKVMLERQPSREFATVEQLGGTAVFLCSDAAAQMTGTTLSVDGGWTAL; encoded by the coding sequence ATGACATTGACGGGCAAATGCGCGGTGATTACCGGGTCGAATTCCGGCATCGGGCTTGGGGTCGCGCGGGAAATGGCGCGGGCCGGGGCGGATGTGGTGCTGAATTCCTTTACCGACCGGGATGAGGACCACGCGCTGGCAGCTGGGATCGCCGAAGAATTCGGCGTCAAGGCGCGCTACATTCAGGCCGATATGTCCGATGCAGAGGCCTGCCGGGCATTGATCACCACGGCTGGGCGCTGCGACATTCTGATCAACAATGCGGGCATCCAGCATGTCGCACCTGTTGAGGACTTCCCGATCGACAAATGGAACGCCATCCTGGCGATCAACCTGTCATCGGCGTTCCACACGGCGGCGGCAGCGCTGCCGATGATGCGCGCTGCGGGGTGGGGCCGGATGATCAATATCGCCTCGGCGCATGGGCTGACGGCGTCGCCCTACAAATCCGCCTATGTCGCAGCCAAGCACGGCGTTGTCGGGCTGACGAAGACATTGGCTCTGGAAACCGCAGAAGAGCCGATCACCGCCAATGCAATCTGCCCCGGTTACGTGCTGACCCCGCTGGTCGAGGCGCAGATCCCGGACACCATGGAAAAGTACAATATGGGACGCGAAGAGGTCATCAAGAAGGTGATGCTGGAACGGCAGCCCTCACGCGAGTTTGCGACCGTGGAGCAGCTTGGTGGCACGGCAGTGTTCCTGTGCTCTGATGCGGCAGCCCAGATGACAGGCACCACGCTCAGCGTCGATGGTGGCTGGACCGCGCTGTAG
- a CDS encoding pseudouridine-5'-phosphate glycosidase, translating to MINMTFSAEVAAARDSGHAIVALESTIITHGMPYPQNVEVAAQVEDDIRAAGAVPATMAVIEGVLHIGLEPDQLQALGQAKNVAKISRADMPACIATGGTGATTVAATMIAARLAGISVFATGGIGGVHKGAETSFDISADLMELAQTPVTVVAAGAKAILDIPKTLEVLETQGVPVIAYGQDSFPAFWSSTSDLAAPLRMDSAAEIARAHATRQAMELPGGQLIANPIPAADQIAAEDLAPVLAQAQSEADAEGISGKDVTPFLLQRIFELTEGRSLKANIALVRNNARLAAEIAKELVNLKQ from the coding sequence TTGATCAATATGACATTTTCCGCCGAGGTCGCCGCCGCCCGCGACTCCGGCCATGCCATCGTTGCGCTTGAAAGCACCATCATCACCCATGGCATGCCCTATCCGCAGAACGTCGAAGTCGCCGCTCAGGTCGAAGACGACATTCGCGCCGCAGGCGCGGTGCCTGCCACCATGGCCGTGATCGAGGGCGTGCTGCACATCGGCCTTGAACCCGATCAGCTGCAGGCGCTTGGCCAGGCAAAGAACGTCGCCAAGATCTCGCGCGCGGATATGCCGGCCTGTATCGCCACAGGCGGCACCGGGGCAACAACCGTCGCAGCCACCATGATTGCCGCACGGCTGGCCGGGATCAGCGTCTTTGCCACCGGTGGCATCGGCGGTGTCCACAAAGGCGCCGAGACCAGCTTTGACATTTCCGCCGACCTTATGGAGCTGGCCCAGACCCCGGTAACCGTGGTCGCCGCAGGCGCCAAGGCGATCCTCGACATCCCGAAGACGCTCGAGGTGCTGGAAACCCAAGGCGTGCCGGTCATCGCCTATGGTCAGGACAGCTTCCCTGCGTTCTGGTCCTCAACCTCGGATCTGGCCGCCCCCCTGCGCATGGACAGCGCCGCAGAGATCGCCCGTGCCCATGCCACCCGTCAGGCGATGGAGCTGCCCGGTGGCCAGCTGATCGCGAACCCGATCCCGGCAGCAGACCAGATCGCAGCCGAGGATCTGGCCCCGGTTCTGGCCCAGGCCCAGTCCGAAGCGGACGCGGAAGGCATCAGCGGCAAGGATGTAACCCCCTTCCTGCTGCAGCGTATTTTTGAGCTGACCGAGGGCCGCTCGCTCAAGGCCAATATTGCCCTGGTGCGCAACAATGCCCGTCTCGCAGCGGAAATCGCCAAGGAATTGGTCAACTTGAAGCAATAA
- a CDS encoding thiamine phosphate synthase, translating to MDSPADAPETPQIYLTTPPSFELGRFPDQLARVLDEVEIACVRLELASRDEDTLSRAGDALRAVAHARDVAIVITDHQILAERLGLDGVHLSDSARPVRAARKALGADAIVGSFCGASRHDGLTAAEAGADYVSFGPIGTSGLGDGNQAQKDLFEWWSQMIEVPVVAEGGLTVDLVRDLAPYTDFFGIGDEIWREEDPLASLRQLMAAMEG from the coding sequence ATGGACAGCCCCGCTGACGCCCCCGAAACGCCGCAGATCTATCTGACGACACCTCCCAGTTTTGAGCTTGGCCGGTTTCCCGACCAGCTGGCGCGGGTGCTGGATGAAGTGGAGATCGCCTGCGTCCGGCTGGAGCTGGCCAGCCGCGATGAGGACACGCTGAGCCGTGCCGGCGATGCGCTGCGCGCTGTCGCCCATGCCCGCGATGTGGCGATTGTGATCACCGATCATCAGATCCTCGCCGAGCGTCTCGGCCTTGACGGCGTGCATCTCTCCGATTCAGCCCGCCCGGTGCGCGCCGCGCGCAAGGCGCTTGGCGCCGATGCCATTGTCGGCAGTTTCTGCGGTGCCTCACGCCACGACGGGTTGACCGCTGCCGAAGCCGGCGCTGATTACGTCAGCTTTGGCCCGATTGGCACCTCCGGGCTTGGCGATGGCAATCAGGCGCAGAAAGACCTGTTTGAATGGTGGTCGCAGATGATCGAAGTACCCGTGGTCGCCGAAGGCGGGCTGACCGTTGATCTGGTCCGTGATCTGGCACCCTATACTGATTTCTTCGGTATCGGCGATGAGATCTGGCGCGAGGAAGATCCTCTGGCGAGTCTGCGGCAGCTGATGGCCGCAATGGAAGGCTGA